A region of the Candidatus Kapaibacterium sp. genome:
ATTGCATTTGAAACAGCGGCTTACCGTGGTCCACAGTCACCGGCAAATACAAAAGGTTCGCAGGATTATTTGAATATATTGCCGGGTGTTTTTATCAAATATATGCCAAACAGGAAAACGAACTGGAGATTGAGCTATAATCAGGCACTTGCTCGTCCAAGCTTCTATGAATTTGTTCCGGCGATTGAAATCAACTCCGACGGCGAAAAATTTCAGGGCAATCCTAATATCAAAAACACAGTTGCCGATAACTTTGATTTAAGATATGAATATTACCCGTCCGCATTGGATAAAATCTTTGTTGGTGTGTTTTACAAACATTTGACAAATCCTATCGAGAGAGCATATATCGGAGGCGGTACATTTACTTTTGAAAATTTTGATGAAGCCAATAATTATGGTGTAGAATTAGAATTCACCAAATATATCAGCCAAATTGGTTTCCGAATTAACTATTCATATACAAGTTCAGAAATTGAATCACAAAAAAGATTTTTCTTCAGATTAACTGAAGAGAATTTGTATCTTGTAGATATGGATGTATCAGGAAGATTGAGACAAGACATAGAAGCCGGAACTGTTAAAGTTGGAGATTTGACAAATATTATCAGAAATGAAACAAGACCACTCCAAGGTCAGACAGACCATTTGTTCAACTTTTCTATATTATACAAAAATCAAGAGATTGGGCTTGATGCTCAAGTTGACTTAAATTATCAAGGTGAAAGAATTGTGTTTGTTGCACCTGAGTATAAGCTTGACTGGTGGCAGCGTCCGCAGATTAACTTAGATTTTTCTGCCGAGAAACAATTCGGGAAATACACACTTTACTTTAAGTCAAGGAATTTATTAGATACACCGAGAGAATTCTATGTCAAAAGACCTCTTGTTGACCTTGGAGTAGATATGCCTTTTCAGGATAATCCGAGAGAAGAGACTTTTGCCAGAAGAAATATTTTTGGCAGAAATATGCAAATTGGAATTAAATATTTGTTCAATTAATTATATAGGAGATAACATGAAGTTATCGAAAATACTCATGCTTTTAGCATTTACTTTGTTTGTTGCTTTGACATCTTGCGGCGATGACAATAAGACAACCGGTCCGGATAATAAAGAGCCTGAAAATTTAGGTGGTAATATCGAGGGCGTACTTGAAGAAGGAACGTATATTGTAACTGATAATCTGATTATTCCAATCGGAAAGACTCTTACAATTAAGCCGGGCGTAAAATTGATTTTTGATGGTGACGGTATTCAAGGTTCAAGCCCTGAAATCGCTGTATTCGGTCGTTTGATTGCCGAAGGAACTCCACAAAAAAGAATCATTATGACTGTTGACGATTCCAAAAAAGGAATTGACAATTTTGCTCGCGGATATTGGGGCGGTATTCAATGCTACCAAACTTGCGACAAAATGGTATTGCGTTATTGTGATATCGAATACACAGGTGGTCCTGCAGGTGAGTTGATTAATCCTGATTATGTATTAAGAAATCCGGGTAGCACACGCTACACTATTATGAACGACAACCAAGATGGTGATTATATCGTTGAATATTGTCATTTCTTCGGTATTGCCGATGACTTATGGCGTCCACTTGGCGGCAGAATTTCTTTCTGCTACAATTTAGTTGAATTCCAAGGTGAAACCGGCGGTGATTGTTTAAATGCCAAAGGTGGCACAGTAGGTATTTTGGCTTACAATTTAATAATCGGTAGCGCTACTAACGGTCTTAAGACAGGTAACGGCGGCGACAAAACTATCCAAACAAACATTGATATTTACAACAATACAATCGTTACTTCAGGTTACAGAAGAGCACAAGCAGGTCGTGGCGGTTCAATCAATGTTGAAGAAGGCGCAAGAGGTCAAATATATAATAACTTAATGGTTAATTGCCGTTTCGGACCAAGAATGGTTGAAGGTTTTGATGCTGTTAATACTGTTTATGGTTATAACTACAATTATGCTACATTCCAAAGCTTACTTGATGAGTTCTATCCTACAGCAGGTGTAACTGTTCCTCAATCAACCGATATCAACAGTGCAACTCCCGGTGATAAGGACCCTATGTTTGTAAATTACACAGTTGACTATACTGAAGCACAGCTCAGAGAAGGCATCCTTGCAAAACTTAATGTTAAAGGTGAGCAAAACTTCAGACTGAAGCCGGGTTCACCTGCTTTAGGCAAAGGTTTCACAGGATTTACTCCTACAAGCGCAGCTAACGGTACAAGTGCACCTGCTCCAAGCAAGGATATTGGATGCTACCCATCAGCAGGTGGCGGCAATCCTTTCTAATTCCTTTTCCTCTTATAAAAAAAGACTCTGCCCCACAAAAGCAGAGTCTTTTCTTTTAAATACAATATCGAATATGAAATTAAAATATATTCTTAAAATATTAACAGCAATTTGCATTATCATACTTTTTACAATGTGTGATGATTCTCCATTTGATGCTCCTGAGGATGAATTTGCAATCATAATTGCCGAGAATTGCACCGAAGTAAACAATGAATTATTTCATACGGGTGAGTCGCTAAATCAGATTCAATCACCACCCCTTGAGGAAATCTCAGGCATTGCTGCAAGCATCAATAATCCCGGCTATTACTGGGTACATAATGACAGCGGTAACGCACCGAATCTATTTCTTTTAGATTCGATAGGAAACTTGGTTGCTACATTCAGAGTTACGAGCGGTAATCGTGATTGGGAAGATATTGCGTGCGTGAAAAACCCAAAAGATGGCAAATCTTATATTTACATAGGTGATTTCGGCGATAATTTAGCAATTAGACCAAATATTAAGGTGATTGAAATTGAAGAGCCCAAAGTTGTCACATTCGGTTCTTTAGAAATTATTGAATTACAACACAAGCGGGATATATTCTTCACATATCCGGATGGAGCTAAAGACGCCGAATCGCTGATAGTTGACCCAATATCTATGGACTTATTTATAATCAGCAAACGTGATGGATTTTCGAGAGTTTTCACCTCAAATTATCCATACAGTGATGAAATAAATGAATTGGTTCATGTTGCTACACTACCATTTAATACTGCAACTGCGGCGGATATAAGCTCTGATGGCAAAGAAATTTTAGTTAGAACTTATATCAAAGTTTATTACTGGCAGAGAAATGGAACTGAGCATCTAAAATATACTTTCCAACGAAATCCGCTTTGTCTTCCGCTAATTCCGGAACCGCAAGGTGAAGCAATTTGCTTTGACTTTAGAAATTCCGGATACTACACTACAAGCGAAGTTCAAGGTTATGAATCGCTTAATGTCACACTAAATTACTACCGTGAAAAATAGTATGTCAATATAATAATTATAAACGAACAATTTTAAAGTAAAAAATATGAAATATTCACCCAATAAAATACAGTATTTATTCTATGTATCAATTTTATTATCAATTTTGTTAATTTCGTGCAATAAGGAAGCAAGCAAAATTGATGATTCTAACAAAAAGCCGATTTTCCCAAGAGTAGTTTGGGTTGAAAATCCCATGAACCATGCTGTTATATCATGGAATAATCTCATGCAAAGTGAGCATGGAAAAGTACATTATGATACTGTGAGCCGAAAAGGAAGCAATTCAAAATATAGTATTGTGACCGATGCATCAAGATTTGGGAAAGTTACGATAAAAAAAATGGATTTTCAGGAAAGAGTCCCCGAAGCTTATTATTATCATGTTGAACTAAACGAGCTAAAGCCAAATACAAAATATTATTTCTCACTTGAAAATGACGGACAGTTTTCCGATGAGTATTATTTTATAACAGCACCTGATGAAATTGAAACAATTAAATTTGTCGCAGGTGGCGATTCACGACTTGGTGGTGACAAACCCCGATATGCAGGCAGAACTCCACATATTGACCGTCAGAATGTGATGAAACTTATCGGAGGATTAATTAAGACAAATCCTGATATTTATGCTATGATACACGGTGCCGATTTCGGTACAACGGCTGACTGGCGACATCTGTACTGGTTCTTCGATGATATGAAATATTCCATACCCGAAGATAACAGACTTCTACCATATTTTGTCTCTATGGGTAATCATGATACTGAAATTGGCTTTATTGAGAACTTCTATCTTGGGGAGAATAATATCAATGAACAAATAGCTTTCAGCTATTATTACAGTTCAAAAGTTACAAATGATATTTCGCTCATAACTTTAAATACCGAAATTTCCCTGACAGGCGTTCAGCTTGAATGGATGCAGGAGGAATTCCCGAAGAAGCGTTCTGAATCAAGGTGGTTATTAGTAAATTATCACAAACCTGCTTTTCCGGCTGTAAAAGACCCGGAAAATTACAAGTTTAAACGCGTTAGAGAAAATTGGGTTCCCGTTATTGAAAAGAATAATGTGGACTTAGTTATTGAATCAGATGGTCATAGTCTTAAGCGCACAGCACCTATTCGTAGCGGAAAAGTTGATAATAAATCCGGGATTACATACATTGGCGAAGGCGGTTTGGGTGCACCTCTGAGAGAACCCGATACAACAAGATGGTTCCTGAAAGGTGGCTTCGCATCGAAAGATTTACATGTTTGGCTGATTGAAGTAAGCAAAGATTCAATTGATTTAAAAGCGATTGGAATTGAAAATCAAGTATTGGACAATTATAAAATCTTCAAAAAATAAGCAGCTAAATCTGTACACTTCAAAATCAAAGGCTGCCCATTTGGACAGCCTTTTTTGCGATTAAAACTCAACCGAAAACTATAAATCTTCCATCAATACTAAGCTATTCGGCATACATAATAATATTTTGCGGACGGATAAGATATTTAAGATTCATTTAGAGACATAGTGAAATTTGGTATTTTGATATTTAAGTAGTTCGGTTTAATTTTTTTTTCATATGTTTGAAAAAGTTGGAATTAACGAATATATAGAAAATTAATGAATTTCTGATTGATTGTTAGTTAAACCGAATTGTATTATTTTTCGAATCTTGCATCTTCGTACTTTAAAATATTCAGCTTTTACTCTGATACTCCGTACTTTTTGTGATTAGTCTGTTTTTCAATTATTATTTGAGATTCTTGGGATTGTAAATGACATATTATCAAAATATTAATAATTATTCACATATCTGCAGAACATATTAATCAATTATATTCTATTATTAAAGTATGAAATTCACATTATGTTTTTTTTTCAATTTTTAGGGAGATTTTGTTATGAAGAGATTTTTGACGACATTATTTACATCTGTGATTTTAATCGGATTGGGTTTAATTTTTCCGGTAAAGGGATATTCGCAGTGGGTAAGTACGAATGGTCCTAATGGTGGCTATGTAAGTTCAATGGTAATAGTTGATAATAAAATAGTGGCTGGGGCAACGGAAGGTATCCTTTCGTCAACCGATGATGGTGATAGTTGGGTTAAAACAGGTAATGGTTTGCCTGATAATACATCGGTGAGTTTATTTTCAAATGATTCATTTATCTATGCAAGGGTATCGGGTGGAGGTATATTCATATCATCGGATAAAGGTGAAAACTGGAATGAAGTACCTACCGAGCTGGTAGATAAAACAATTAATGATATTGCTTTCGTTGATGAATATATGTATTTAGCTACCAGATCCGGGGTATATCGTACGTCAGATAACGGATTAAAATGGGAATCTGTCAACAACGGACTAACAAATGCATTTGTTTTTAGAATTGGAGTTAGCGGTTCAAACATATTCGCAGGAACAATTGGCGGGGTTTTTCGTTCTACGAATAATGGTGATAATTGGAGTGCTGTTGAAAATGGATTAACTAATAAATTCAATGTAAGGTGCTTTGAATCATTCGGACAAAATATTTATGTTGGTACATTTAACTTGGGAATATTTGGTTCTACTGACAATGGTGATACATGGACAGAAATGAATACGGGATTAACAAATCTTGGCATATATTCAATTGCATATTATGGTGAAAAACTGTATGCCGGTACTAATGGTGATGGTGTATTTGTATCCACCGATAATGGAATGACTTGGGCTCAAACGGGATTGAAGAGTTTTTTTATTGGGAAAATAAGATTTTTGAATGGTAAAATATTTGTTGGTACAGGTGGAAATGGAGTTTGGGTTTCATCGGACGAAGGAACAACTTGGGAACAAACAAGTTTCAACGGAAGTGATGCATATATTTCTTCATTCGTATCTAACGATGAGTATATTTATGCCTCTATGTGGGGTGGTGGTATTTATCGTTCCAAGAAGGATAATATTAAATGGGAATCCTTCTTTTCACACAAGTATAATAATGCAGTAACATGTTTGGAATCATCAGGTGATAATATGTATGCAGGTACTTGGGACCAAGGTGGTGTTTACCGCTCTTCAGACAAGGGTGAAACTTGGGAAGATGCCGGTGGTTACAATGAAGGTTTGGTGCATATGAGCATCGTTACAATCAAAAAAATTGGTGATAAATTGTTTGCAGGTACTTGGGGTGGTGGAATTTATGTTTCTGAAGACAACGGCGATACTTGGACTGTAACAACTTTAACCGGACAAAGAATCTATTGTTTAACAAAGATTGATAATCTTATCTTTGCAGGAACAAGCGTTTCAGGAATATTTATTTCGAGTGATGATGGTCAAACTTGGGAAACATCTAACACTGGTTTAACAAATTTAAATGTGAAAAGTATTTGTTCTCATGGCACAGATATATTTATCGGAACAAGTAGTGGAGTTTTCCGTTCTGCAGACAATGGTAACAATTGGGTTCAGGTCAATTCCGGTCTTACGAATAATGATATTATGGTACTTTTATCTTATGATACTTATGTTTTTGCTGCGAACTATGGTAATGGCGTATTTGTTTCATCTGATTCCGGTGAAAGTTGGACGAATTTAGGAACGGAATTAAATGATGCCAAAGTGGTTAGTTTGCATATTTCCGGTTCTACACTATTAGCAGGAACCGAAGGATTTGGGGGATGGAGCTTCGACTTGAATAAAATTACTAGCGTCGAAGACAATCTTTCGGCAGATAATTTGACAGTTTATCCAAGTCCTGCAAGCGATTTCATCACAATTACACTTGAAAGATGGACTCCACTTTCAAAGTGGAGTCCATCTGAAAAGGTGCAGATATTTGATATGCTTGGGATTGAAATCATGTCTGTAGAGACAATGCTTGACCAGTCCACTCAACGAATAGATATCTCAACTTTACCTTCGGGAATTTACTTCATTCAATACGGTAAAATTTCCAAGAAATTTGTTGTTTATAGATGATTTGATTGAGCTATCTCTGCGGAAAATCAAAAAAAAGGCTGCCCATTTGGACAGCCTTTTTGCGATTATAATTTTGCGATTATAATTTCTCAATAGTCATTTCAATTTTGTCATAAGGATTATCACTTCGGTCTCGCGGAGCATCAACAATTTTGTCGGCTATATCCATACCTTCGGTAACGCGACCGAATACGGTATATTGACCATCAAGAAAAGTTGCATCAGCGACACAAATGAAAAATTGAGATGAGGCGCTATTGGGGTCTTGTGACCTTGCAGCTGAGATTATCCCGCGTTTGTGGGAAGTGCTGTTAAATTCAGCAGGAACTTTCTTTTGATTCGGGTCACCATAACCCCAAGTATCACGAGCTTTATCCTTCGAATTCGGGTCGCCGCCTTGAATCATAAATCCCGGTATAACACGGTGAAATGCTGTTCCATTATAAGCACCGGAAGTAACCAAATCTTCAAAATTAGCAGAATGCTTAGGAGCAATCTCAGGTAATGTTTCAACAGTGATAGTGCCGAGTTCTTCGCCTTTAGTAGCGACTTTTATTATATATTTTGGATTCGTATTTTCGGACATTATTTCAACTTCCTAACAGTCATTTCAATTTTATCAATTGGGCTTTCACCGTTTCTCTTAGCTGCAACAACTTTATCAACTACATCTAAGCCGCTGACAGTTTTGCCAAAAGCGGTATATTTTCCATCAAGATGAGGTGAGTTGCCGTGCATGATAAAAAACTGTGAAGAAGCACTATTTGGGTCGTTGCTGCGAGCCATCGAGACGATACCGCGTTCGTGTTTTACCGAATTAAATTCAGCTTTTACACGTGCTTGGCTCGGGTCGCCCATTCCCCAAGTGTTACGTGGCTTACTTTTTGAATTCGGGTCGCCACCTTGAATCATGAAATTTGGAATTACACGGTGAAAAGCTGTGCCGTCATAAGCTTTCGCTGCCACAAGGCTATCAAAATTCTTGACATGCAAAGGTGCTACGTCAGGCATGAGTTCGATTACAATTTTGCCCAATTCAGTAGCTGTGCCATTTTCAGTAGATATTTGTTTGACAGTAATTTCGTATTGCGGTCCCTTGACGGGAGTGTCCTGCGAGAAGCTCACAAGAACGTTCATAAAAAGCACGGCTGAGATAATTGCAAATATTTTAATCATAATATATAGTACCTTATAGTTAAACAAAAACAGTATGACGAATTAACAAGAAAATCATATAAATCTATTTGAAAATTGCTTAGTGAAAAAGAAAAATAAAAAAAGTGATTCGGAATTGTCACCTTTTTTCTATTTTAACACTCTTACTGTTAGTAATACGAAAACGAATTTAAATGAAAAGCAAACAAGACAAGTTTTTAAGTGAATTTGAACCTCTAAAGAAAAATTTATGGAGGTTTTGTATCTCGGTCTCCCCTACTTATGAGGATGCGAAAGATTTGCTTCAGGATACGATTGAAACGGCTTACAAGGAGTTTGACAAGCTAAAAGAAAGTAGGACATTTTTATCATGGATGTTTTCGATAGCTTCGAGGCTCAATCATGCAAGATTTGTGAAGAGAAAAAGAACTGAAATAGTATCAGATGATTACTTTGATTTAATCGAATCTGAAGAACTACAACCGGACAGTATTTACGAGATAAAGTTACTTTACAAAGCATTAGACAAATTACCGATTGAGCAAAAAGAAGCAATTGTGCTATGTAATATTTTGGGATACTCTCAGAATCTCGCTTCGGAAATTCAGAATACCAAACTTGAAACTTTGAAGCAAAGATTGTATCGAGGGAAAATTCAGCTTAAATTGTTGATGAGTTTAGAAATCAAAACAAGCGATGAAATCATAAATCATAACTCAAAGAGGGTCAAATGAAAAAATTAGATAAATTATTCGAGGAAATGTCCAAAACGGAAATTCCACCTTTCCCACTTGAGGATACGTATATCAGAAATCGACTTACTGAAATTGATAAAAGCAATAAATTCAAATTTTTAAATAAAAAGGGAATACTTACTATGAGTATCATAGCTGCATTAATAATAATAGCTCTAAACTTGACTTTTATGCAAAAGTCAGAAAATATCAAAGAAAGCTCGATAACAGCTGATTATTCTACCTCAATAGAAAAAAAGCAATCTAATTCACCGCAAGCAAATTTAAGCACGAGCGATGATTTAGCAAGCGTAAGAACTTCAGATATGTTGTCATCATCAAACAATTCATTGACAGAAAAGACTGACATTAGATTTCACTATTATGCTGAAGACACAAAAAGTGAAAATATTGATTCAATTGATGTTCTCGTTTTGACAGATGAGGAACTTGAGAGAATTAATATCAAAAAAGTTGATTGCGGCTACCTGTTTTTGACGGAATCAATCTTTCCCAGCTACGACCCAAGAAAATTCAAAAACATAAGTGATTTCGGATACCCCAAGAAGGGTATGGTTAGACTGATACATTTAGTGAATGATACAGGATTTTCACAAGTAAGTATTTTGAGCAATCCTGATTGGGATATGACCAAATCACCCGGGATTTTTCCGGAAGTTTTACAAATTCATAAAGGTAATGGCGCAAATTTAAGCTTCTTCACAACATCATTTGGTACAAGTTTGATTAAATTACCCAAAATCATTGCGAATAATACCGTAATAGGCGGGAATCTTCAATCGGATTTGCGCCAAAAATTGGGACCTGATGGAGAGGCGAATTCAATCAAAGTATATTTCGATGCCACGGAAAACAGGGATTTGAAAGGAGCAATTCCTATTTGTCTGAGAGTTAAATCCTCAAACACTACAGGCTATATAATTGTGACCTATCTTGCTACTGATAATTTTATCAAAATGCTGCCTGAAAGATACAAGCGCAATCATCATAACCACTTGTTCAATGATTTGCAAGATGAAATTGATTTAGTGAAAATTAACAATCAATTCCAGAGTGCTGTTCAGGAAATTGGCAATGTTTGTGCAAAATCACCTGCAAATATTGAATCGCTCCAAAATAAAGATGTGGATGAAATCCAACAAATTGCCGGTATTGAAAAGCTGATTTTAACTATTGAAGAGGCTGAAAAGATTGGTATTAACCGTAGCGGCGATATATTATCATGCAATTTTGAGGATTACGTAAACAAAGACAATATTCCACCCGGCGGTTTGGAAATGATAAGTGAAATGTTTGCTTACGATACAACTAAAGCAAATATCTTACTTAAATCCAAACCGTATTTAATTATGTTCGATCCCGAGCCAAGTGGAATCGTTATCGAACCTGAGATTTATACTGGTTGGGACTACGAAGTTTGGTCAGAAAAAGCTGCTGTATGTATCACATATCAATCAGTAAAATATAAAGATGGCGAAAAATTACAAGCCATGTTTACACATACATCTCAATCACCATTATTGAAATTTGATTCTGCTTTTGGAGGATATATTGAATTGGATAATCTAATCAAAATGGACTCCTTGGGCGAATACAAACCACTTTACGGGAACTTGATACCTGTACATTTCAGTTGGGAGGAATATGAAGACGGTGACACAATTAAAAACCAAGTAGATTTTTGGTATCATGTGAGTAAGAAATTCGCACAGTTATTACCGGAACGATACAGAACGCCAATTTTGCATGAGCTTGATATAATTTCACAAGTTGAAGATGGCTATTTATCACCTGAAAATGCTTGTGAGGCATTAAAGGGCGAGACTTCTTATCTTGGTATCTGTAAACTTTACAATGAGTTATTCAAATCAATCAGTTTATATCCTAACCCAATGACAGATAATATACTTCACATTAGGTTTGCATTAAAAGCCAATAGTA
Encoded here:
- a CDS encoding metallophosphoesterase family protein; the encoded protein is MKYSPNKIQYLFYVSILLSILLISCNKEASKIDDSNKKPIFPRVVWVENPMNHAVISWNNLMQSEHGKVHYDTVSRKGSNSKYSIVTDASRFGKVTIKKMDFQERVPEAYYYHVELNELKPNTKYYFSLENDGQFSDEYYFITAPDEIETIKFVAGGDSRLGGDKPRYAGRTPHIDRQNVMKLIGGLIKTNPDIYAMIHGADFGTTADWRHLYWFFDDMKYSIPEDNRLLPYFVSMGNHDTEIGFIENFYLGENNINEQIAFSYYYSSKVTNDISLITLNTEISLTGVQLEWMQEEFPKKRSESRWLLVNYHKPAFPAVKDPENYKFKRVRENWVPVIEKNNVDLVIESDGHSLKRTAPIRSGKVDNKSGITYIGEGGLGAPLREPDTTRWFLKGGFASKDLHVWLIEVSKDSIDLKAIGIENQVLDNYKIFKK
- a CDS encoding T9SS type A sorting domain-containing protein; this encodes MKRFLTTLFTSVILIGLGLIFPVKGYSQWVSTNGPNGGYVSSMVIVDNKIVAGATEGILSSTDDGDSWVKTGNGLPDNTSVSLFSNDSFIYARVSGGGIFISSDKGENWNEVPTELVDKTINDIAFVDEYMYLATRSGVYRTSDNGLKWESVNNGLTNAFVFRIGVSGSNIFAGTIGGVFRSTNNGDNWSAVENGLTNKFNVRCFESFGQNIYVGTFNLGIFGSTDNGDTWTEMNTGLTNLGIYSIAYYGEKLYAGTNGDGVFVSTDNGMTWAQTGLKSFFIGKIRFLNGKIFVGTGGNGVWVSSDEGTTWEQTSFNGSDAYISSFVSNDEYIYASMWGGGIYRSKKDNIKWESFFSHKYNNAVTCLESSGDNMYAGTWDQGGVYRSSDKGETWEDAGGYNEGLVHMSIVTIKKIGDKLFAGTWGGGIYVSEDNGDTWTVTTLTGQRIYCLTKIDNLIFAGTSVSGIFISSDDGQTWETSNTGLTNLNVKSICSHGTDIFIGTSSGVFRSADNGNNWVQVNSGLTNNDIMVLLSYDTYVFAANYGNGVFVSSDSGESWTNLGTELNDAKVVSLHISGSTLLAGTEGFGGWSFDLNKITSVEDNLSADNLTVYPSPASDFITITLERWTPLSKWSPSEKVQIFDMLGIEIMSVETMLDQSTQRIDISTLPSGIYFIQYGKISKKFVVYR
- a CDS encoding peptidylprolyl isomerase, with amino-acid sequence MSENTNPKYIIKVATKGEELGTITVETLPEIAPKHSANFEDLVTSGAYNGTAFHRVIPGFMIQGGDPNSKDKARDTWGYGDPNQKKVPAEFNSTSHKRGIISAARSQDPNSASSQFFICVADATFLDGQYTVFGRVTEGMDIADKIVDAPRDRSDNPYDKIEMTIEKL
- a CDS encoding peptidylprolyl isomerase, translating into MIKIFAIISAVLFMNVLVSFSQDTPVKGPQYEITVKQISTENGTATELGKIVIELMPDVAPLHVKNFDSLVAAKAYDGTAFHRVIPNFMIQGGDPNSKSKPRNTWGMGDPSQARVKAEFNSVKHERGIVSMARSNDPNSASSQFFIMHGNSPHLDGKYTAFGKTVSGLDVVDKVVAAKRNGESPIDKIEMTVRKLK
- a CDS encoding RNA polymerase sigma factor encodes the protein MKSKQDKFLSEFEPLKKNLWRFCISVSPTYEDAKDLLQDTIETAYKEFDKLKESRTFLSWMFSIASRLNHARFVKRKRTEIVSDDYFDLIESEELQPDSIYEIKLLYKALDKLPIEQKEAIVLCNILGYSQNLASEIQNTKLETLKQRLYRGKIQLKLLMSLEIKTSDEIINHNSKRVK
- a CDS encoding T9SS type A sorting domain-containing protein, whose amino-acid sequence is MKKLDKLFEEMSKTEIPPFPLEDTYIRNRLTEIDKSNKFKFLNKKGILTMSIIAALIIIALNLTFMQKSENIKESSITADYSTSIEKKQSNSPQANLSTSDDLASVRTSDMLSSSNNSLTEKTDIRFHYYAEDTKSENIDSIDVLVLTDEELERINIKKVDCGYLFLTESIFPSYDPRKFKNISDFGYPKKGMVRLIHLVNDTGFSQVSILSNPDWDMTKSPGIFPEVLQIHKGNGANLSFFTTSFGTSLIKLPKIIANNTVIGGNLQSDLRQKLGPDGEANSIKVYFDATENRDLKGAIPICLRVKSSNTTGYIIVTYLATDNFIKMLPERYKRNHHNHLFNDLQDEIDLVKINNQFQSAVQEIGNVCAKSPANIESLQNKDVDEIQQIAGIEKLILTIEEAEKIGINRSGDILSCNFEDYVNKDNIPPGGLEMISEMFAYDTTKANILLKSKPYLIMFDPEPSGIVIEPEIYTGWDYEVWSEKAAVCITYQSVKYKDGEKLQAMFTHTSQSPLLKFDSAFGGYIELDNLIKMDSLGEYKPLYGNLIPVHFSWEEYEDGDTIKNQVDFWYHVSKKFAQLLPERYRTPILHELDIISQVEDGYLSPENACEALKGETSYLGICKLYNELFKSISLYPNPMTDNILHIRFALKANSRLRFELYNYDGKFIATLKDYEDYNIGNNQISLDISNTEQSIYLIKISDEKGNSAIEKLLKFK